Genomic segment of Rattus norvegicus strain BN/NHsdMcwi chromosome 7, GRCr8, whole genome shotgun sequence:
GGGAAGAGGCAAAGCCAAGTCAGGCACACAACAGTGGAAGCAGGGACAGGCAAGAAACAGATTCTTCCCATGCTCCCAAAGAATCAGCACCCAAACCTTGGACTTCATATCTCCTAATCCAAACATTTATaataggtgtgtgtttgtgtgtgagtgtgtgtgagtgagtgtgtgtgtgtgtgtgagagagtgtgtgagtatgtgcgagtgtgtgtgtgagtgtgtctgtgtgtgtgagtgagtgtgtgtgtgagtgtgtgtgtatgtgagtgtgtgtatgtatgtgtgtgagtgtgtgtgtgagagtgtgtgtatgtgtgagtgagtgtgtgtgtgtgagagtgcgtgagtatgtgcaagtgtgtgtgtgagtgtgtctgtgtgtgtgagtgtgtgtgagtgtgtgtctgtgtgtgtgagtgagtgtgtgtgtgagtgtgtgtgtatgtgagtgtgtatgtgtgtgagtgtgtgtgagagtgtgtgtatgcgtgtgtgagtgtgtgtgtgagagagtgtgtgtgtggtgtgtttgtgtgtgtgtgagtgaatgtgtgtgagtgtgtgtgagtgagtgtgtgtgagtgtgtgtgtgagtgtgtatgtgtgtgtgagtgtgcgtatgcgtgtgagtgtgtgtgtgagagtgtgtgagtgtgtgtctgtgtgtgtgagtgagtgtgtgtgtgagtgtgtgtgtatgtgagtgtgtatgtgtgtgagtgtgtgtgagagtgtgtgtatgcgtgtgtgagtgtgtgtgtgagagagtgtgtgtgtggtgtgtttgtgtgtgtgtgagtgaatgtgtgtgagtgtgtgtgagtgagtgtgtgtgagtgtgtgtgtgagtgtgtatgtgtgtgtgagtgtgcgtatgcgtgtgagtgtgtgtgtgagagtgtgtgtgagtatgtgtgagtgtgtgtgtgtctgtgtgtgtgtgagtgtgtgagagtgtgtgtgtatgtgagtgtgtgtgtatgtgtgtgagtgtgtgtgagagagagtgtgcatatgcgtgtgtgagtgtgtatgtgtgagtgtgtgtgtgagagtgtgagtgtgtgagtgagagagagagagagagagagagagtgtgtgtgtgtgtgtgtgtgtgtgtgtgtgtgtgtgcggccACTGAGGGAACTCACAAGCTTCTCCACCGTCACGTGATTCTTATAACGGATGGAATCCTTCCCCAAGAAGTCCAGCTCTACCACATGCTCCTGGCCATCTGCGGGCGTGTGCAGTCGGACGTGCTCCACTCGGAGCGAACAGCAGCCCACGGTGTCGGCCGTCTCACCCTCTTCCTTCTCATTTCCTGTTCGCAGTGCCAGCTAGACCAGGATAGACACAGGTCAAGGCTGGGGTCTGTGGCAGTGGAACACACTCACAGCACTCATGtatacagtgacacacacacaggaatgacctctctccctacacacacacacacacacacacacacaggaatgaaCTCTctccctacacacatgcacatgcacgtgcacgtgagcgcgcgtgcacacacacacatacatgcacacgtgtgcacacacacacacaatcagacaAAGCACACATACACCTATTTGATAGGGGCTCCAGCCCCAGGGAGAAGCCACCATTGTCCTGGCTGCCCACCCTCGAGGTCTCCATACCATGATATACCTTATCAATAAAATAAAGGGCTACAGCCAGCtgccttttcttcatttctgGTGACTTCCAGTCAGCCTGATACTGAGCACGGATCTTGTCCACAACCCCCTTCAAGCGTCGTGCTACCTCATACTTCTGCCAATCCATCTCTCCCTAAGCAAAGACAATACATGTTCCTATTGAGTATGGAGCAGGTGACTGGACATGTCCCCACCTCAGGCATCCCCAGGAAGGTTTAACTGGAGAGGGTCAGGGCAGCAGAGCCTGGCCTCAGAGAAAATGTGAAgtgactgtcttagtcagggtctacTGCTGcgacaccatgactgaggcaactcttacaagaacagcgtttaattggggctggcttgtagattcagaggttcagttcattatcatcaaagtgggaacatggcagcatccaggcagacatggtgcaggaggagctgagagttctacatcttcatctgaaggctgctagaagactggcttccaggcagctaggatgagggtcttaaagcccacatccagcgacacacctactccaacagggccacacctcctgatagtgccactccctgggccaagcatatacaaaccatcacatgacTACGAGCCCCACTCAGATTCATATTAGACTGCAGCCACTGGGGCCAGTTGCTCTCAGCTTTGACAGCTCTAAAAGCTGAACTGAAGGGCTGAGGAGTCTCCCACACCTGCCACTCTGGAATAGCACAGAGGGGAGGGCCTGACCCATGTGCTCTGGGGCTCATGGCTTCCCAGGAAGGCCATGCTCTCACCTTCGGCTTGGAGCTGGGGTTCAGTATGATGTACTTGAAGGAGTTCTGGATGTTCTCCACCCAGGCAGCCAGCCACATGACTGTGTTATCCGAGCGGACCTCTTTCCACTGATGACCAGCCGGGGGCTCTGGGATCTTGGAATCTCTGCGGTAATACAGGGGTAGCTATAATTTCGAGTCTCTGGCCCTCAAATATAAGCGACTCTGGGTAACTTCCCTTCGTGTGGCCTGCGGTCACACTACTGTGCAGATATGGCCTCGGAGTTGGCTCTAAGCTCCCTAGACCAAGACAGCCAACGTGCACACTCACAGCACTGACAGAACTGATGCATAGAGAGTGGCCCATACACGGGCATGGACAGAGTGGCCACTCAGCACACTCTACGCAGAGAGCTCTGAAGCCTCAACTACACACCAGGTGGCTACTGCACAGATGTCACCCAGGGTCACTGAAGCTGGGAGGTTACACATGACAGACAATGGGTAACAGCAACACAGCACCAGCAGCATACAGCAAGCCCACATGCAACATGCCAGCCATTTGGAAAGCCAAATGCTAAAATGTAGGGGACCCTCCTGGTAGGGGAACCTCAGCCCAGCTGAGAAGGCAAGAGGTTTTACTGATGGAGACACCAGCCCAGCTGACCCAGAGCTGTGACAAGACCCAGGACACAGACCTAATGTCTTCGGTCACCCACCCAGTGAAGGGTCCCACCCCAAAAGAGCTAAGGACAAAAGTCACTTCATTAGGCAGCCTGGGCTAGACCCAGCCAGAGTCCAATGCTTACCCAGGAGAGCCTAGCAGGCTGACCCCCACATACCTGCTACAGTTAATGACCACATCCTCTGGCATGACCCTCCTCTTCAACATCCCCATCTTGGGATGGTCGCCTCGGCCGCGGAACAAGCCGGGTGGTTCCGTCTTGAAATTGCCTATTTTCTCTCTGTGGCCATCTAAAATACAGTAGCCAAACTCCTGCTGAagcttctctgcctcttcttttagtttctgagTCAAAACAATATGTGGGCATTAGGAGAGAAGAAGCTAAAATGAACCCAGTCCCTGCACTGACCGGAGGTCCCttctgctgctactgctgctgctgctgaaggcCTCAAGCCCCTGGCTTTCCAGCAGGTGTGGAGGGCATAAGCACAGAGCTCTCCAGTTCAGCAGAAGGAGGAGTAGCCTTCAAGGTAGGAGGAAATGAGGCAGGTTCTGGACTCGCCTCAACCCCCCTGCAAAGATAGCCAAGAACTAGTCAACTGAAGAACTATGTGGCAGGCTCTCATTAAATAGAGGGGAGACATAGAAAGAGGCACAGTAGGGCCAGCTCACCCCCCACATTCCTGCCCTTGGGTCCTCTGACACCCCTGACCTTTCAAATGGAGTGACACTTTCAAACGTGCCTCCGGGAAAATGGGATTATATCCCAGACTCACTTAAAGGGGGTATTACTTGAAATTCCTCAGCACCTATTATGACAGCACGCAGAACCTGGTCCACCTCAGGGAGGAAGGCTCTGTGATGGGCTCCCACAGAGCGTGCACCTACCAGCTACCTCCAAGTTTCCCAGAACCCGCTGCCAACCTGCTTCTGCTCCCTGGGAAGGGTCCTGCGGGCCTCAGCTCTTTCCATGAAGTGCCTATGGATCTCCGAGAAGTCGCACTTGTCCAGGTGTGTGATGAGCTTCCTCTCCTCAGCTGTCATTTCCTGTGCCAAAACCAGCAACACATGCTCAGTGCTCCTCATGGCATAGGGAGACCACGCTTGGGGCCACTGCATAGGAGCACTGTAACATACCAAACACGGGATTCACCCTCAACACCCAACACTGTACTGGAGGCCCAGGTGTACAGTGGAACCCTGGGAATAAGTCACATGGCCTCAGCTGGAAACAGCCCTCTCCTGGCCACATGGTAAAGCATGAATGGGTGACAAGGTAGACCCGGGATGAACAGGGACAGCTTAGAGGAGAGCATGTGTAGTCTCAGCTTCTGGCTTGTGGCCTTGACTCACACCTTGAGCCTTACTCCGTCAGAAAACAACCGAATGAATCCCCAAGTGAGCCCCTAAATCCACATCCTTCCTCAAGGCCTCCCATGCCCCAGCCATCAGTGGCCAAAGAGTCTGCTGACAGAGTGGCCCGCCCCAGACCGGCTCCCAGTAACAGAACCACACCAGCTCCAGTCTTCAGCCAACAGTAATGGACTCTACTAGAATGAACCCAGAGAGTGGTGCTGAGAGACAGCCAAGGATACCTCTTCCTAAATATAATTTAACATTTCAGTAATGAAAGAGGTTAAGTCTCTGACCCACTAGCTCCACTTGGAGAGCCCGTCCTATGCCCTATGCAAATTATCCACGTTGGTGCAATGACAATTGCACTCTAGGGACAATCAAAGAAGAAAGCAATAAAACATTGGATAAACGACAGCAGATTCACTCCACGGGATATTAAAACTTAAATTAAAGGCCTATAAATACTTCTCCAACAGGACACCTGAGGTTGCATCATTTTTCACTCCTagaagctggaggtcagcatttcaCTTGATCTGGCAGAAGGCCCAATCTCTGCTCTCACGGAGGGAGCAGACAGCCAGGTAACAGCCTGGCTAATCCCCTCCCACAAACACGGGACTCTCACAGGGCAGGAGCCCCACCTGACAGGCAGGGCCCACCACGGCCTGAACACCTCCAGGAGGCCCCACCTGGTTTATGAAGATTTATCTTTATCTTGAACTGGGGGTTAGGAGGTAGGTATGTGCATGTAATTCCTGCAGAATTCAGAAATCTAGCTGTAAGCAACCTGAACGTGGGTGCTAGGATCTTAACTCAGGGAAAGCTagaccctgagccatctctccatccccccagTACCACCTCTAACCACTGATTCGAAAGTCGTTCCATCCCAGGGAAGAGTTTTTGAGAGAATGGTTGAAATCACAGCAGAACACAATTTGATGATTCCattgcaatattaaaaaaaacatacagtAAGATGCTAAGTGAGAGAAACACATTGTTAGCATGCTGGTCGTGAGTGTGCAAAATCAAAGTGTGAAGAGACACGGATGCAGACACagaaagggggtgggtgggtaggggaatcTTGGCAGCTGGTTTTCTCCCTCCGATTCCTCACCACAGAAGCCACAGCCCTGCATCAGGTCCCAGCTCCCAGCCATCTGCAATGGGCGTGAGGACACAGTGAGGTCCAGCACAGGGACAACCCACCTCTTTTCTGCAAAGCAGAGCTCAGAGGAGAGCATCGAGAGACAGGACCCAGCCTGCACAGGCACAGCTATGATCTGTCAGCCATCCTCTGGTCGCCTGGATTGGGCCCTTCCCTGCCCGCTTGGAGACACTGAGAGCAGAACggcccacctttgcccactgtATTAATAACTAAGGAACGCCAGATGGGAAGGGAGCACGCACTGGAGGGCTAGCTCCACCGTGTCCCTGGATGCTTTTCAAGGCAGCAGGTGGTGAGACTCACAGTGAGAGACAGGATCAAGGACAGAGTCTTGCATCCGTCCCCACCCCTGGTGCTGGCCAGCCAGGGATCCAGGCCTGAGAACGTCAACTCAGCCTTAGCTTAAACCACAACCTGTAGGTCACCCTCAATGCTACACCTAAATGCATACACACGCTAAACGTAAAAACCAACAACAGTGAATATCCTAGGAAACACAAAGGAGAAATAGCTTTGTGACCTTTGGTGAGGCAAAGATTTCTCCGACATAACAGCAACAACACCATTCATTATGAAGAGTAAGCACCAGCTTTCCCGTCAAAACCCCCAAGAAcactaacaaaaataaaaatggaggctggtgagatggctcagtggtcaagagcactggttgtacctgcagaggacccaagtttaattcCCGGCACCTACACGATGACTCACAAACCATCTGTCACTCCGGTTCCAGGGAATCCTCAGGCACCGAGCATGGACATGGCACAAGCGCTCGCGCACGTGCACACAACTGCACGCATGTACGCATATATGCACACcggcaggcaaaacacacatatgcaaaatacacacacaaataaaaataaacagat
This window contains:
- the Top1mt gene encoding DNA topoisomerase I, mitochondrial isoform X2, which codes for MLHLECTTKEVFRRNFFSDWQKEMTAEERKLITHLDKCDFSEIHRHFMERAEARRTLPREQKQKLKEEAEKLQQEFGYCILDGHREKIGNFKTEPPGLFRGRGDHPKMGMLKRRVMPEDVVINCSRDSKIPEPPAGHQWKEVRSDNTVMWLAAWVENIQNSFKYIILNPSSKPKGEMDWQKYEVARRLKGVVDKIRAQYQADWKSPEMKKRQLAVALYFIDKLALRTGNEKEEGETADTVGCCSLRVEHVRLHTPADGQEHVVELDFLGKDSIRYKNHVTVEKLVFQNLQHFMEDKDPRDDLFDALTTSSLNKHLQDLMEGLTAKVFRTYNASITLQEQLRVLTRAEDSLTCKVLAYNRANRAVAVLCNHQRAIPKTFEESMQTLQKKIETKKAQVAEAQVELQKAETDLRMRGDSKSKSFLQKQQRLLKLEEQLARLCTKATDKEENKQVALGTAKLNYLDPRISIAWCKRFGVPVEKIYNKTQRERFAWAFNQAGEDFEF